One window of Camelina sativa cultivar DH55 chromosome 4, Cs, whole genome shotgun sequence genomic DNA carries:
- the LOC104782627 gene encoding 65-kDa microtubule-associated protein 5-like, with product MKNREIEPSLGLPAPEQVAPPPESLTTSRASLLDTTASSSLLVELLKSHSCSFCSGMENPEFEPSVDLPVPEQVAPPPISSITSRASLPGTTATARSSLLKELQNLWIDIGESYNERVKMTLELEQECLDIYTKKVEETRKYRAELQRSLAEAEAEVTSLTSALGVQVSFSWKAGTLKHRISTIKPVLEDLRLKKDLIWKEFSVILTQIAEISSHIAGNDYPGNSAELTQINLDGLRAHLQYLHNEKAARLQKVNSHLSAIHELSEIMSFDFPEALIKVHKSLTGVSKSISDVTLARLTKLVESQKKEKCRRLFQLRGLLRNMHELWELMKTPVDERRRFDRLSSLLSHAADDALEKGCLGLDIVREAKDEVEILNALKESMAIDRTRVSDPAEQLQPGKQVILQGEQPANPDAQGEGCKQIDEANACEFVGYAVRMIESWKEPFQNSGNERSLKVLEDFQKLFASFYSLPEIEEHMSATYGSAAAAATVIPYFENIVKSAGGLDIGADEYKRYSLERSRQRRESRDKEENGERKSKEEEIGIEEIGYSDR from the exons ATGAAGAACCGTGAAATTGAACCATCACTAGGTCTTCCGGCGCCGGAACAAGTAGCTCCACCGCCTGAATCTTTGACCACCAGTCGCGCTTCGCTTCTCGACACCACCGCTAGCTCTTCCCTTCTTGTGGAGCTGCTCAAGTCGCACTCTTGTTCCTTCTGTTCCGGGATGGAGAATCCTGAATTTGAACCATCAGTAGATCTGCCGGTGCCGGAACAAGTAGCGCCACCGCCTATTTCTTCGATCACCAGTCGCGCTTCGCTTCCCGGCACCACCGCGACCGCTCGCTCTTCCCTTCTTAAGGAGTTGCAG AACCTCTGGATCGATATTGGTGAAAGTTACAATGAGAGAGTTAAGATGACGCTAGAACTTGAGCAGGAATGTCTGGATATATACACTAAGAAGGTTGAGGAAACTCGCAAGTACAGAGCTGAGTTACAGCGTTCGTTAGCTGAAGCCGAAGCTGAAGTTACTAGCCTCACGTCTGCACTTGGTGTACAAGTTTCGTTTTCATGG AAAGCAGGCACTTTAAAACATCGCATCTCCACTATAAAGCCTGTACTGGAAGATCTGCGGCTAAAGAAAGATCTAATATGGAAAGAATTCTCTGTGATACTGACACAAATAGCAGAGATCTCTTCTCACATAGCAGGAAATGATTATCCTGGCAACTCTGCCGAATTGACCCAAATAAATTTGGATGGACTTAGAGCACATCTGCAATATCTTCACAATGAAAAG GCTGCCCGGCTGCAGAAAGTCAACTCTCATCTCAGTGCTATCCATGAGTTGTCAGAGATAATGTCATTTGATTTCCCTGAGGCCTTGATTAAAGTCCATAAAAGCTTGACCGGGGTATCAAAAAGCATCTCTGATGTTACTCTTGCTAGATTGACAAAACTTGTAGAGTctcagaagaaggagaaatgtCGGAGGCTGTTTCAG TTACGGGGTTTGTTAAGAAACATGCATGAGCTGTGGGAGCTAATGAAAACACCTGTGGATGAGAGGAGAAGATTTGACCGTTTGAGTAGTTTACTCTCTCATGCAGCTGATGATGCCTTGGAAAAAGGCTGCCTCGGTCTGGACATTGTTCGGGAG GCTAAAGATGAAGTGGAAATACTGAATGCCCTGAAGGAAAGCATGGCCATAGACAGGACACGGGTGTCTGATCCAGCAGAGCAGCTACAGCCGGGAAAACAAGTGATCCTGCAGGGAGAACAACCAGCTAATCCAGATGCACAGGGAGAAGGCTGCAAACAGATAGATGAGGCCAACGCCTGTGAGTTCGTGGGGTATGCGGTTAGGATGATAGAAAGTTGGAAGGAACCATTTCAGAACAGTGGTAATGAAAGGTCTCTAAAAGTTCTTGAAGACTTCCAGAAGCTCTTTGCAAGCTTTTACTCTCTCCCAGAAATAGAGGAGCATATGTCAGCCACTTACGGTAGTGCAGCAGCTGCAGCTACGGTGATACCATACTTTGAGAACATTGTAAAGTCTGCCGGTGGTCTAGATATTGGTGCTGATGAGTATAAGAGGTATTCTCTAGAACGTTCTCGGCAAAGAAGAGAGTcaagagacaaagaagaaaatggagagaGGAAAAGTAAAGAGGAAGAAATTGGGATAGAGGAAATTGGTTATAGCGACAGGTAA